From a region of the Coprococcus comes ATCC 27758 genome:
- a CDS encoding GntR family transcriptional regulator, with protein sequence MHKTEQEGLKYQKLYNWAHTLITSGVIKNMDKFPSEASLQKKFGYSRQTVRTALRQLEEEGLITRVRGSGTYVSYDSSGVNGERPQIGLLLSYYSDYLFPRVYDGIEASLTEKGYGIEVAVTKNRLNDEAIYLEGLLKGNVSGLIIEGSRSAFPNPNIRLYKEIKRRNIPTLFIHNHYENMPFDSVEMSDSRSAYELTRILIENGHRRIGGIFKYDDRQGIERYKGFVQCLSDYGVKFDDDCIRWYSTKDMEEKLSKKGLLRMYRRTKDCTAMMVYNDEVADYYMEFLEERGLHVPEDISLVSFDDAELQDSSTSIQLVTAVHPKYQLGRITAKHLLRMMEDPEWQQKNYSYRFPVKIRDGNSVRKI encoded by the coding sequence ATGCATAAGACAGAACAGGAAGGACTTAAATACCAAAAATTATATAATTGGGCACACACACTGATCACCAGTGGTGTGATTAAAAATATGGATAAATTTCCGTCAGAGGCAAGCCTTCAGAAGAAGTTTGGATATTCCAGGCAGACGGTAAGGACTGCATTGCGGCAACTGGAGGAAGAAGGTCTGATTACCCGTGTGAGGGGAAGCGGAACCTATGTTTCTTATGACAGCAGTGGAGTAAATGGAGAAAGACCACAAATAGGTCTTCTTTTGAGCTATTATTCTGATTATCTGTTTCCGCGGGTATACGACGGGATTGAAGCTTCGCTGACAGAAAAAGGATATGGAATTGAGGTTGCGGTAACGAAGAACCGCCTGAATGATGAGGCGATTTATCTGGAAGGTCTGCTCAAAGGAAACGTCAGTGGTCTGATCATTGAAGGATCGAGATCGGCATTTCCAAATCCAAACATTCGTCTTTATAAAGAAATCAAAAGAAGAAATATTCCGACACTGTTTATCCACAATCATTATGAAAATATGCCATTTGACAGTGTAGAAATGTCGGATTCCAGATCAGCTTACGAGTTGACCAGGATTCTGATCGAGAACGGGCACCGAAGGATTGGCGGAATCTTCAAGTATGATGACAGGCAGGGGATTGAGCGGTACAAAGGATTTGTTCAGTGCCTGTCAGATTACGGCGTGAAATTTGATGATGACTGTATTCGTTGGTATTCGACGAAGGATATGGAGGAGAAACTGAGCAAAAAGGGACTGCTTAGGATGTACAGACGGACGAAGGATTGTACGGCGATGATGGTCTACAATGATGAGGTGGCGGATTATTACATGGAGTTCCTGGAAGAGAGAGGACTGCATGTGCCGGAGGACATTTCACTGGTATCTTTTGATGATGCAGAGCTTCAGGATTCGAGTACCAGTATCCAGCTGGTGACAGCGGTGCATCCAAAGTATCAGCTTGGACGTATCACAGCAAAACATCTTCTGCGGATGATGGAGGATCCGGAATGGCAGCAGAAAAATTATTCGTACCGGTTTCCTGTAAAGATTAGAGATGGAAATTCAGTGCGGAAAATATAG
- a CDS encoding ABC transporter permease yields the protein MGSQVSAKTNDKEQQLKKASKMALIRSLLPIVGLVVIFLLFNVLTDFRMMGNMSLVLSQVYVTMIAAMGVFFIMTMGGLDFSQGSILGISSIVVCILSQKSIPLAIIGGIASGAAIGALNGYFYVFRKIKSFIVTICTMFLFRGFIKYFTTNAPVAGSAKLINYDSTGLKIACTVVILIIGFIAFRYTKFGTYLKAIGAGEKAAMFSGIRTDKMKFLIYVLAGAITGFAAFINVIKVGSVTSSGGNQLETQILIALVLGGMPISGGAKVRFENIVVGSLLYIVLNSGLTMMGFTTQMMQLIQGVVFLIFVAVFADRESIQVIK from the coding sequence ATGGGAAGTCAAGTAAGTGCAAAAACAAATGATAAAGAGCAGCAGCTGAAAAAGGCATCTAAAATGGCCTTAATTCGTTCGCTCCTGCCAATCGTAGGATTGGTTGTTATTTTCCTGTTATTCAATGTCCTGACAGATTTCCGTATGATGGGAAATATGTCACTGGTACTTTCACAGGTATATGTAACTATGATTGCAGCTATGGGTGTTTTCTTCATTATGACAATGGGAGGTCTGGATTTCTCTCAGGGATCTATCCTCGGTATTTCATCCATCGTTGTATGTATTCTTTCACAGAAAAGCATTCCACTCGCAATTATCGGTGGCATTGCATCTGGTGCGGCAATTGGAGCTCTGAATGGTTACTTCTATGTATTCCGTAAGATTAAATCCTTCATTGTTACAATTTGTACCATGTTCTTATTCCGTGGATTTATCAAATACTTTACAACAAATGCACCTGTTGCGGGTTCTGCAAAACTGATCAACTATGACAGTACAGGACTTAAGATTGCATGTACGGTAGTTATTTTGATTATTGGATTCATTGCATTCCGTTATACAAAGTTCGGAACTTATCTGAAAGCAATCGGAGCCGGTGAAAAAGCAGCAATGTTCTCTGGTATCCGTACAGATAAGATGAAATTCCTCATCTATGTACTTGCAGGTGCAATTACAGGATTTGCAGCATTTATCAATGTAATCAAAGTCGGATCGGTTACATCTTCAGGTGGTAACCAGCTGGAAACACAGATTCTGATCGCGCTGGTATTAGGTGGTATGCCGATTTCCGGTGGCGCAAAGGTTCGTTTTGAAAATATTGTTGTTGGATCTTTACTGTACATCGTACTGAACAGTGGACTGACAATGATGGGATTCACAACACAGATGATGCAGCTCATTCAGGGTGTTGTATTCCTGATCTTCGTGGCAGTATTCGCAGACAGAGAATCTATCCAGGTAATCAAATAA
- a CDS encoding sugar ABC transporter ATP-binding protein: MSEVRLQVKNLCKNFGITKAVQNVSFNVNKGEVHALIGENGSGKSTLTNMLTGIYSIGSGQFILDGKEIHPKNQVEANNEGVSIIVQELGTLSGLTVAENIFLGHEDQFVHFGIKNTNAMNKKATELLKKYGFDRIKAADMIDHYNFEDRKLVEIVKATYFDPKIVVIDETTTALSQEGREELYKHMERIKKSGNTVIFISHDLPEILDKSDTITILRDGVYIDTVKSKDVTEDDLKKLMVGREVTGDYYRADYGEKVSDEVVLSVKNVTVPGLIEDVTFDLHKGEILGFGGLSESGMHEIGKAIFGASYDRTGSVTLADGTQINDIPTAIKHSIAYTSKDRDNESVVLNQSIGDNICLPSLDELAGKSHLLSDKKRKEFADKYAKQMSVKMVDVNQFVSNLSGGNKQKVVLARWIGKDSDIVVLDSPTRGIDIKVKQDIYQLMNQMRKNGKSIIMISEELMELIGMCDRIVIMKDGKISGQLDRDKNLDENGLISMMV, from the coding sequence ATGAGTGAAGTAAGATTACAGGTAAAAAATCTTTGTAAAAACTTCGGTATTACAAAAGCAGTTCAGAATGTATCCTTCAATGTAAATAAAGGAGAGGTTCATGCACTGATCGGAGAAAATGGTTCTGGTAAATCAACTCTGACCAACATGCTGACCGGTATCTACAGCATTGGAAGCGGACAGTTCATTCTGGACGGAAAAGAAATCCATCCGAAGAATCAGGTAGAAGCAAATAATGAAGGTGTATCTATCATCGTACAGGAACTTGGAACTCTGTCAGGGCTTACAGTTGCAGAGAATATTTTCCTTGGACATGAGGATCAGTTCGTACATTTTGGAATTAAAAATACAAATGCTATGAACAAGAAAGCAACAGAGCTTTTAAAGAAATATGGTTTTGACAGAATCAAAGCAGCTGATATGATCGATCATTACAATTTTGAAGACCGTAAGCTGGTTGAGATTGTAAAGGCTACATACTTTGATCCGAAGATTGTTGTTATTGATGAGACAACAACTGCTCTTTCACAGGAAGGACGTGAAGAGCTTTACAAACATATGGAAAGAATCAAAAAGAGTGGAAATACAGTTATTTTCATTTCTCATGACCTTCCGGAAATTCTTGACAAGTCTGATACAATCACAATTCTTCGAGATGGTGTTTACATCGATACCGTTAAGAGTAAAGATGTAACAGAAGATGATCTGAAGAAGCTGATGGTAGGACGTGAAGTAACAGGTGATTATTATCGTGCAGATTATGGTGAAAAAGTATCTGACGAAGTTGTATTATCAGTAAAGAATGTTACTGTTCCTGGATTGATCGAAGATGTAACATTTGATCTTCATAAAGGTGAAATCCTTGGATTCGGTGGACTTTCAGAATCTGGTATGCATGAAATCGGAAAAGCTATTTTCGGTGCATCTTATGACCGTACAGGTAGCGTAACACTGGCAGATGGAACACAGATTAATGATATTCCGACTGCGATCAAACACAGCATTGCGTACACATCAAAAGACCGTGATAATGAATCTGTTGTTCTGAATCAGAGTATCGGAGACAATATCTGCCTCCCATCACTGGATGAACTGGCAGGAAAGTCACATCTTTTAAGTGATAAGAAGCGTAAAGAATTTGCAGACAAATATGCAAAACAGATGTCTGTAAAGATGGTAGATGTAAACCAGTTTGTATCAAATCTTTCAGGTGGTAACAAACAGAAAGTCGTTCTTGCAAGATGGATCGGAAAAGATTCTGACATTGTTGTACTGGACAGCCCGACACGTGGTATTGATATCAAAGTTAAACAGGATATTTACCAGTTAATGAATCAGATGAGAAAGAATGGAAAATCCATTATCATGATTTCGGAAGAGCTGATGGAGCTGATCGGTATGTGCGACCGTATCGTAATTATGAAAGATGGAAAAATCAGTGGTCAGCTGGATAGAGATAAGAACCTTGATGAAAACGGTCTTATTTCTATGATGGTATAA
- a CDS encoding ABC transporter permease, translating to MGTSKKLSGKVMGYLILIGLVVLSWLIFKILTPHNFGSFSNMLNYFQASLIATVGAVGFYFVMVMGMFDFSIGANIMLSAIVGCVFATRFNMGYLGLIIGCVLTGAIVGILNGIFYVKLRIPSMIVTTGLALIYESIANYIAGGVEQTLPANIRAFGQMPWDIILALVACVVAYIFLNYTKIGTYTYAIGSDEFVAKNMGINVNKYKVLAFILSGAFLGVMAILTISYGSSMVAVTGMASMSRNFVPTMGCFFGLAFKKYGMPLPAIIIGEFVINIIFFGFIALGAPTAIQDVITGLALLIIITVTTKATKGEIVK from the coding sequence ATGGGCACTAGTAAAAAACTTTCAGGGAAAGTGATGGGATATCTGATCTTAATCGGTCTGGTCGTACTTTCCTGGCTGATCTTTAAAATCTTGACACCACATAACTTCGGTTCCTTTTCCAATATGCTCAATTACTTTCAGGCGAGCCTGATTGCTACCGTAGGTGCAGTTGGTTTTTATTTTGTAATGGTAATGGGAATGTTCGATTTCTCAATTGGTGCAAACATCATGCTTTCCGCAATTGTTGGATGTGTATTTGCAACCAGATTCAACATGGGCTATTTGGGACTTATTATTGGATGCGTTCTTACAGGCGCAATCGTTGGAATACTGAACGGTATCTTCTATGTAAAGCTTCGTATTCCATCAATGATCGTAACAACCGGTCTGGCTCTTATTTATGAGTCAATCGCAAACTATATTGCAGGCGGTGTTGAGCAGACGCTTCCGGCAAATATTCGTGCATTTGGTCAGATGCCATGGGATATTATTCTTGCATTAGTGGCTTGTGTAGTAGCTTACATATTCTTAAACTATACTAAAATCGGAACTTATACCTATGCAATCGGAAGTGATGAATTCGTTGCAAAGAATATGGGTATTAACGTAAATAAATATAAAGTACTTGCATTTATCTTAAGTGGTGCGTTCCTTGGGGTTATGGCAATCCTGACAATCAGCTATGGTTCATCTATGGTAGCTGTTACCGGAATGGCATCTATGAGCCGAAACTTCGTTCCGACCATGGGATGTTTCTTCGGCCTTGCATTTAAGAAATACGGAATGCCGCTTCCGGCAATCATCATCGGTGAGTTCGTAATCAACATCATTTTCTTCGGTTTCATTGCTCTCGGAGCACCGACTGCAATTCAGGATGTTATCACAGGACTTGCACTGCTTATTATCATTACTGTGACAACAAAGGCTACTAAGGGCGAAATCGTCAAGTAA
- a CDS encoding sugar ABC transporter substrate-binding protein produces the protein MKKVFKKVTAATMAATMVVGLAACGGSGSGSSDKSASKSGKIKIGVSIWSSTDVLGSQCKKILDEAAKALDVEVQYVDQGHVSEKVTASVEQLAAAGCQGIIICNSSDTEMTSAIKTCNDNKVYLAQFFRVISEENSADIYQVAKDSDYYIGAVHEDEPANGEELVNILLEKGDRNIGLIGWEQGDATWLGRWEGYKAGVEKWNKENPNDKATLSEPQYAGTTSEGGSKAAEALMAADPDLDALIPAGGGGDPLQGAIAAVERAGKTSDIDIVSTDFLPDLGERLENGSMAGESGGHYCDPLISFMMVYNAIKGNYKDFGGKFEDVPFPYLYVSSPDDYKAYEKYFVDQLPYTDEELVDMSKLSMEDLKATAAKLSIEDAASRAGN, from the coding sequence ATGAAAAAAGTTTTCAAAAAAGTAACAGCAGCTACAATGGCAGCTACAATGGTAGTCGGACTTGCAGCATGTGGTGGTAGTGGAAGTGGATCTTCTGACAAGAGTGCTTCAAAATCAGGCAAGATCAAAATTGGTGTTTCTATTTGGTCTTCAACAGACGTACTTGGATCACAGTGTAAGAAGATCCTTGATGAAGCAGCAAAAGCTCTTGATGTCGAAGTACAGTATGTTGACCAGGGACATGTTTCTGAAAAAGTTACAGCATCTGTAGAACAGCTTGCAGCAGCAGGATGCCAGGGAATCATCATCTGTAACTCATCTGATACAGAAATGACATCTGCTATCAAGACATGTAATGACAACAAAGTTTATCTTGCACAGTTCTTCCGTGTGATCAGTGAAGAGAACAGCGCAGATATTTATCAGGTAGCTAAAGATTCTGATTACTACATCGGAGCTGTACATGAAGATGAACCGGCAAACGGTGAAGAACTTGTAAACATCCTTCTTGAAAAAGGAGATCGTAACATCGGTCTTATTGGCTGGGAGCAGGGAGATGCTACATGGCTTGGAAGATGGGAAGGTTACAAAGCAGGCGTTGAAAAATGGAATAAAGAAAACCCGAACGATAAGGCAACTCTTTCTGAACCACAGTATGCAGGTACAACTTCAGAAGGTGGATCAAAAGCAGCAGAAGCTTTAATGGCAGCAGATCCAGATCTTGATGCACTGATCCCAGCTGGTGGTGGTGGAGATCCACTTCAGGGAGCAATCGCAGCAGTTGAACGTGCAGGCAAGACAAGTGATATTGATATCGTTTCTACAGACTTCCTCCCAGACCTTGGAGAAAGACTTGAAAATGGATCTATGGCTGGTGAATCTGGCGGACATTACTGTGACCCGCTGATTTCCTTCATGATGGTTTACAATGCAATCAAAGGAAACTACAAAGACTTCGGTGGCAAATTCGAAGATGTTCCATTCCCATATCTGTATGTATCATCACCAGATGACTACAAAGCATATGAGAAATATTTCGTAGACCAGCTTCCATACACAGATGAAGAACTGGTTGATATGTCTAAACTCAGCATGGAAGACTTAAAGGCAACAGCTGCTAAGTTATCTATTGAAGATGCAGCATCACGTGCAGGTAACTAG
- a CDS encoding MarR family winged helix-turn-helix transcriptional regulator, which translates to MSTDSTVLISKYLKEYNHIYKEANEIYHEAARRLHLSDSAFEIFYTIFEMGDNCLQRDICKASCMPKQTVNSSIRKLQTDGYLTLSPGKGRSMHIHLTASGKKLIQEKLLPLIQIENDTLASFSPEECEQLLRLNAKYNQTLRSRLSNLEEDL; encoded by the coding sequence ATGAGCACGGATTCTACTGTACTTATCAGCAAATATTTAAAAGAATACAATCACATATATAAAGAAGCAAATGAAATTTACCACGAAGCTGCCCGCAGACTGCATCTGTCAGACAGCGCTTTTGAGATTTTCTATACAATTTTTGAAATGGGCGATAACTGCCTGCAGCGTGATATCTGCAAAGCTTCCTGCATGCCAAAGCAGACGGTTAATTCATCTATACGAAAACTGCAGACCGACGGTTATCTTACCCTCTCACCCGGAAAAGGACGAAGTATGCATATCCATCTTACAGCTTCCGGCAAGAAGCTTATTCAGGAAAAACTGCTTCCTCTCATCCAGATTGAAAATGATACTTTAGCTTCTTTCAGTCCCGAAGAATGTGAACAGCTTCTGCGCCTGAATGCCAAATATAATCAGACCTTACGTTCTAGGCTTTCTAACCTTGAGGAGGATCTATAA
- a CDS encoding MATE family efflux transporter, with protein sequence MKIQLSEHFTYKKLLQFVFPSIIMMIFTSIYSVVDGLFVSNFVGKSAFAAVNLIMPFLMGISALGFMIGTGGSAIVAKTLGEGKIENANEYFSMLVYITAIGGIIIAILSMFLVKPVAILFGASGTLLDNCILYGRILCISLPAFMLQNVFQSFFVTAEKPHLGLRVIVIAGVTNMVLDFLFVAVFHLGLPGAGFATVCGEFIGGLFPLFYFGRKNSSLLKLGKTHFHGRILLKTCTNGSSELMTNLSSSVVNALYNMQLMKFAGEDGVAAYGTIMYVNFIFVSIFFGYAIGSAPIVSYHYGANNQDELKNLFHKSIRLIGTWAVSLFIIAQLIATPLATLFVGYDQALFELTRSGFRLYSFAFLINGFNIYGSAFFTALNNGLLSALISFLRTLVFQMAVVLLLPLLLGINGVWCSVAIAELLTLCVTGTFIVLKRNIYHYL encoded by the coding sequence ATGAAAATTCAATTATCCGAACACTTTACTTATAAAAAACTTCTACAATTTGTGTTTCCTTCTATTATAATGATGATCTTCACATCCATTTACAGTGTGGTTGACGGACTTTTTGTCTCCAACTTTGTTGGAAAAAGCGCTTTTGCAGCGGTTAATCTGATCATGCCTTTCCTGATGGGCATCAGCGCTCTCGGCTTCATGATCGGAACCGGCGGTAGTGCCATTGTTGCAAAGACGCTTGGTGAAGGAAAGATCGAAAATGCCAATGAGTATTTTTCCATGCTCGTCTATATCACTGCTATCGGAGGAATCATTATCGCAATCCTGAGTATGTTCCTTGTAAAACCGGTTGCCATTTTATTCGGTGCAAGCGGTACTCTTCTTGACAACTGCATTTTATATGGACGCATTCTTTGCATTTCGCTGCCTGCTTTTATGCTGCAGAATGTATTTCAGAGCTTTTTTGTAACTGCCGAAAAGCCACATCTGGGACTTCGCGTGATCGTGATCGCCGGTGTGACCAATATGGTTCTCGACTTTTTATTTGTAGCTGTATTCCACCTCGGACTTCCAGGTGCAGGCTTTGCAACTGTATGCGGAGAGTTTATCGGAGGGCTTTTCCCGTTATTCTACTTTGGACGGAAAAATTCCAGCTTATTAAAGCTTGGAAAAACACATTTTCATGGCAGAATCTTATTAAAGACCTGTACCAATGGCTCGTCCGAGCTTATGACCAATCTTTCCAGCTCTGTTGTAAATGCTCTTTATAATATGCAGCTCATGAAATTTGCCGGTGAAGACGGCGTTGCAGCTTACGGAACGATCATGTATGTCAATTTTATCTTTGTTTCGATCTTCTTTGGTTATGCGATTGGAAGTGCCCCGATCGTCAGCTATCACTACGGTGCCAACAATCAGGATGAACTAAAGAATCTTTTCCACAAGAGTATCCGGCTGATTGGAACCTGGGCTGTTTCCTTATTTATCATCGCGCAGCTCATCGCAACACCACTCGCCACATTGTTTGTCGGTTATGACCAGGCGCTTTTTGAACTGACACGCAGTGGCTTCCGTCTGTACAGCTTTGCGTTCCTGATCAACGGGTTCAATATTTATGGTTCTGCATTTTTTACCGCATTGAACAACGGTCTGCTCTCTGCGCTGATCTCGTTTCTCAGAACACTGGTTTTCCAGATGGCAGTGGTTCTGCTACTTCCACTGCTTCTCGGGATCAACGGAGTCTGGTGCTCGGTTGCAATTGCTGAACTTTTAACTTTATGCGTTACCGGAACTTTTATCGTCCTGAAACGTAATATTTATCATTATTTATGA
- a CDS encoding aminotransferase class I/II-fold pyridoxal phosphate-dependent enzyme yields MTTFSDRLKEAMYAQNLKQIDLVHIAAENNVKLGKSHVSQYVSGKTVPRNDILHFLADTLHVDADWLLGDSQENFTARENNSVAPKAPSTTKTSGSVGTSNSSKRGTTPMKKAITDKNDNDNAGSSAMHIFKKSSKLDNVLYDVRGPVVEEAARMEERGTHVLKLNIGNPAPFGFRTPDEVIYDMSQQLSDCEGYSPSQGLFSARKAIMQYSQIKKLPNVTISDIYTGNGVSELINLCMSALLDNGDEILIPSPDYPLWTACATLAGGKAVHYICDEQSDWYPDIEDMRRKITDRTKALVIINPNNPTGALYPKEVLQKIVDLAREHHLIIFSDEIYDRLVMDGKEHISIASLAPDLFCVTFSGLSKSHMIAGFRIGWMVLSGNKAIAKDYIEGIKMLSNMRLCSNVPAQSVVQTALWGNQSVNDYLVPGGRIYEQREYIYKALTDIPGITAVKPQAAFYMFPKIDVKKFNIVNDEKFALDLLQDKKILIVQGSGFNWKQPDHFRVVYLPRIEVLKEAVGKISDFLSYYRQG; encoded by the coding sequence ATGACAACTTTCTCAGATAGACTTAAAGAGGCGATGTATGCACAGAACCTGAAACAGATTGATCTGGTTCATATCGCCGCAGAAAATAATGTAAAATTAGGTAAAAGCCATGTAAGCCAGTACGTGAGCGGAAAAACTGTTCCGAGAAATGATATCCTCCATTTTCTGGCAGATACACTTCACGTAGATGCCGATTGGCTGCTCGGTGACAGTCAGGAAAACTTTACTGCTCGGGAAAACAACTCCGTTGCCCCAAAAGCTCCGTCTACCACTAAGACTTCTGGTTCTGTCGGAACTTCAAACTCTTCAAAAAGGGGAACTACACCGATGAAAAAGGCAATAACCGACAAAAATGATAACGATAATGCAGGAAGTTCTGCCATGCATATATTCAAAAAATCATCAAAACTCGATAATGTATTATACGATGTCCGTGGACCGGTTGTTGAAGAAGCTGCCCGTATGGAAGAACGCGGTACTCACGTACTGAAGCTCAATATCGGTAATCCGGCTCCGTTCGGCTTCCGTACACCGGATGAAGTTATCTATGATATGAGTCAGCAGCTTTCTGACTGCGAAGGATATTCTCCATCCCAGGGACTTTTCTCTGCACGTAAAGCAATCATGCAGTATTCCCAGATCAAAAAGCTGCCAAATGTCACGATCAGTGACATTTATACCGGAAATGGTGTCAGCGAACTGATCAACCTGTGCATGTCAGCTCTTCTTGACAACGGAGATGAAATCCTGATTCCGTCACCAGACTATCCTCTGTGGACCGCCTGTGCCACACTTGCCGGCGGAAAGGCTGTTCACTATATCTGCGATGAACAGTCTGACTGGTATCCGGACATCGAAGATATGCGCCGTAAGATCACAGACCGTACCAAAGCTCTTGTAATCATCAATCCGAACAACCCGACCGGAGCACTTTATCCGAAAGAGGTGCTGCAGAAGATTGTTGATCTCGCAAGGGAACATCACCTGATCATTTTCTCAGATGAAATTTATGACCGCCTTGTTATGGACGGAAAAGAACATATTTCCATTGCTTCACTGGCACCGGATCTGTTCTGCGTCACCTTCAGCGGTCTTTCCAAATCCCATATGATCGCCGGATTCCGTATTGGCTGGATGGTTCTCAGCGGAAATAAAGCAATCGCAAAAGATTATATCGAAGGAATCAAGATGCTTTCCAATATGCGTCTCTGCTCCAATGTTCCGGCACAGTCTGTCGTTCAGACCGCTCTCTGGGGCAATCAGAGCGTCAACGACTACCTCGTTCCGGGCGGACGTATTTACGAACAGCGCGAATATATTTACAAGGCACTGACTGACATTCCGGGAATCACTGCCGTCAAACCGCAGGCTGCATTTTATATGTTCCCGAAGATCGATGTAAAGAAGTTCAACATTGTAAATGATGAAAAATTTGCACTGGATCTGCTGCAGGATAAGAAGATCCTGATCGTACAGGGAAGTGGATTTAACTGGAAACAGCCGGATCATTTCCGGGTAGTATATCTGCCACGAATTGAAGTTCTGAAAGAAGCTGTGGGAAAAATTTCTGATTTCCTGAGTTATTATAGACAGGGGTAG
- a CDS encoding AAA family ATPase — protein MPVFDFKHTPDEKKAQECTYTTFRSNETEATAEKPMLVLDNSNRKWKHHSCGIFTNPIKKTSFEFDEEDGTVSADILQIDARFVSLIKWLGENHINVRLSGENRADGYAVYKIREIAFGGATKLSAEDGFLQFMIERLFASSAPTEEAVDEEMEEDGDSMKLTSLQSITDFMNCAGRTLPDNIRLWARRNLAVARSHEVSPEERRHAQRALSIMMNIQWKSNYFESIDPDEARRILDEELYGMERVKQRIIETIIQINRTHTLPAYGILLIGPAGTGKSQIAYAIARILKLPWTTLDMSSINDPEQLTGSSRVYANAKPGIIMEAFAAAGESNLVFIINELDKAASGKGNGNPADVLLTLLDNLGFTDNYIECNVPTVGVYPIATANEKDQISAPIMSRFAVIDIPDYTPEEKKIIFSRFALPKILKRMSLRQDECTVTDEGLDVIIELYSNTSGIRDLEQAAEHIAANALYQIEVNHVKEVVFDGEAVRALLS, from the coding sequence ATGCCAGTTTTTGATTTTAAACACACACCAGATGAAAAAAAGGCCCAGGAATGTACTTATACAACATTCCGCTCGAATGAGACAGAAGCGACAGCGGAGAAACCGATGCTGGTTCTGGATAACAGCAACCGGAAATGGAAGCATCATTCCTGTGGTATTTTCACCAACCCGATTAAAAAGACATCCTTTGAATTTGACGAGGAAGATGGAACTGTAAGTGCGGACATTCTCCAGATCGATGCGAGATTTGTAAGCCTGATCAAATGGCTGGGCGAGAATCACATCAATGTCCGTCTTTCCGGTGAAAACCGTGCAGACGGCTATGCAGTATACAAGATCCGGGAGATCGCATTCGGTGGGGCAACCAAGCTTTCAGCTGAAGATGGTTTCCTGCAGTTCATGATCGAGCGTCTTTTCGCAAGCAGTGCGCCGACAGAAGAAGCAGTGGATGAGGAAATGGAAGAGGACGGCGACAGCATGAAGCTGACAAGTCTGCAGAGTATCACCGATTTTATGAACTGTGCAGGAAGAACCCTTCCGGACAATATCCGTCTATGGGCAAGAAGAAACCTTGCTGTTGCAAGATCACACGAAGTGTCACCGGAAGAAAGAAGACATGCGCAGAGAGCTCTTTCAATCATGATGAATATTCAGTGGAAGAGCAATTATTTTGAATCCATTGATCCGGATGAGGCAAGAAGAATCCTGGATGAAGAGCTTTACGGAATGGAACGTGTCAAACAGAGAATCATAGAGACGATTATCCAGATCAACAGAACGCACACTCTTCCGGCGTATGGAATCCTTCTGATAGGACCGGCCGGAACCGGTAAATCGCAGATCGCTTATGCAATTGCACGTATCCTGAAGCTTCCGTGGACAACTCTGGATATGAGTTCCATTAACGATCCGGAACAGCTTACAGGAAGTTCCCGTGTATACGCCAATGCGAAACCGGGAATTATTATGGAAGCATTTGCGGCAGCAGGAGAATCCAACCTGGTATTCATCATCAATGAGCTGGACAAAGCAGCATCCGGAAAAGGAAATGGGAATCCGGCGGATGTACTTTTGACACTCCTTGATAACCTTGGATTTACGGATAACTATATTGAGTGTAATGTTCCGACAGTTGGCGTATATCCGATTGCAACTGCCAATGAAAAAGATCAGATCAGTGCACCGATCATGTCCCGTTTTGCAGTTATCGATATCCCGGATTATACACCGGAAGAGAAGAAGATCATCTTCTCCAGATTTGCACTTCCGAAGATCCTGAAGAGAATGAGCCTTCGTCAGGACGAGTGTACGGTGACAGATGAAGGTCTTGATGTGATAATTGAACTTTATTCCAATACATCAGGAATCCGTGATCTGGAGCAGGCAGCCGAACATATTGCGGCAAATGCACTGTACCAGATCGAGGTAAATCATGTAAAAGAAGTTGTGTTTGACGGAGAAGCAGTGAGAGCATTGCTTTCATAA